The Anopheles merus strain MAF chromosome 2L, AmerM5.1, whole genome shotgun sequence genome has a segment encoding these proteins:
- the LOC121594665 gene encoding vigilin, with protein sequence MEDSTNAMGMMDQQQQQHGGAAGYENNGPAPAPTPCYDDLFPALPESEPPRFNSTLSPATQNMRVGSSVVTQVFIVASGERKYDSDKFGEGESLRTCQAIMKETNAHIEISSGKDQSLTFLVTGKVQEVMEARRKILVHFQTQASKTINIPREHHRWILGKKGERLRELERTTATKINVPRISDESDAITITGTKEGIEKAEHEIRTMSDEQSRKAFERFNVPKIYHPFVLGAYGENLQKMMEETGAKINVPPQSVQKDEIIITGEKEGVLAAKARIEAIYKEMEKKCTSVAVEVVRAQHKYVYGPRGSTIQEILQTTGVSVEMPPSDSPSDTITLRGPQDKLGNALNVVYQKAHSIRTDLLECPQWIHKYIIGREGGHIKEFSAQHPNVHVEFSEDKIKIDGPPEQVTIAAEELQKMVADLTGRLTFAEMVVDPVHCKHIIGKAGSNINRMKEEYDVQINIDEKGPKPIRIEGPAEGVAKAQQELLEKIAKWENEKEESIIIDHRLFKTIIGAKGETIREIRDKHNQVQIVFPGPNDKSDIVKIRGSKEDVDRCHKYLTQYVKELQKNSFVMEVPVFKQFLKYIIGKGGANIKKIRDETQTKIDLPSESDTNELIVITGKKENVKAACDRIQKIQNEMANIISEEVQIPAKHHISLIGTGGMLINSIMEECGGVSIKFPNSDLKSDKVVIRGPKEDVERAKQQLLELASEKELSSYSVQIRAKPQHHKFLIGKNGASIKKIRDKTGARVIFPNVNDQDNEAITIIGKKEHVEEAKTELEAIIKNIDNIVEDEISVQPKFHKHFISNRGKVLRRIEEECGGMSISFPRMDRDDRNDRVKLKGPKDCIEAAKQRMNEIVQELESMVTIEVYIPARHHRIMMRRGGSKVQAITSEFGVNIRFPERVLDTAVPVAVNDPSQQQQQQQNGNGEATAEGDENASAAAAATTADGGEVVNGGGAAGEQTTPAEPVQRASDLVRISGNKEKCEQAKEALLALVPLTEEINVPCDLHRSLIGQKGRDVKELMNTYDVHIEMSPQDKKLDIIKVTGTKAAIDEAKVAIAERIKLLEADRKDRELRSFEVKLEVDPVYHQKIIGRRGVVINKIRANHDVQITFPKQDDPQNSIITIQGYEEKALAARDEILAMVDTLSSVYKEEIHIDERVHRRFIGFRGKRLREIKEQFGVDITFPRMEDADKSLVTLAGTPDNVESCRDYLLNLEEEFLQDVSAAPTQPTSFSQIMEDTMAQQQSNKQGFVVSGAPWERKAPNTLSLEDFPDFGPGGAPAAAAATSNADANATQQPPINSAWNAKH encoded by the exons ATGGAGGATTCGACGAACGCAATGGGCATGAtggaccagcagcagcagcagcacggtggGGCGGCAGGCTACGAGAACAACGGGCCGGCGCCGGCCCCGACACCCTGCTACGACGATCTGTTCCCGGCGCTGCCGGAGAGTGAACCGCCGCGCTTCAACAGCACGCTGTCGCCGGCCACGCAGAACATGCGCGTCGGCAGCTCGGTCGTGACGCAGGTGTTCATCGTCGCGTCCGGCGAGCGCAAGTACGACTCGGACAAGTTCGGCGAGGGCGAGTCGCTGCGCACCTGCCAGGCGATCATGAAGGAAACGAACGCACACATCGAGATCTCGAGCGGCAAGGACCAGTCGCTGACGTTCCTGGTGACCGGCAAGGTGCAGGAGGTGATGGAGGCGCGCCGCAAGATTCTGGTCCACTTCCAGACGCAGGCGAGCAAGACGATCAACATCCCGCGCGAGCACCACCGCTGGATTCTGGGCAAGAAGGGCGAGCGACTGCGCGAGCTGGAGCGCACGACCGCGACCAAGATCAATGTGCCGCGCATCAGCGACGAGTCGGACGCGATCACGATCACCGGCACCAAGGAGGGCATCGAGAAGGCGGAGCACGAGATCCGCACGATGTCGGACGAGCAGTCGCGCAAGGCGTTCGAGCGGTTCAACGTGCCGAAGATCTACCACCCGTTCGTGCTCGGTGCGTACGGCGAGAATCTGCAGAAGATGATGGAGGAGACGGGCGCCAAGATCAACGTGCCGCCGCAGTCGGTCCAGAAGGACGAGATCATCATCACCGGCGAGAAGGAGGGTGTGCTGGCGGCGAAGGCGCGCATCGAAGCCATCTACAAGGAGATGGAGAAGAAGTGCACCTCGGTCGCGGTGGAGGTGGTGCGGGCGCAGCATAAGTACGTGTACGGGCCGCGCGGCTCCACCATCCAGGAGATCCTGCAGACGACGGGCGTGTCGGTGGAGATGCCGCCGAGCGATTCGCCGAGCGACACGATCACGCTGCGCGGCCCGCAGGACAAGCTGGGCAACGCGCTGAACGTGGTATACCAGAAGGCGCACTCGATCCGCACCGATCTGCTAGAGTGCCCGCAGTGGATCCACAAGTACATCATTGGGCGCGAGGGCGGCCACATCAAGGAGTTCTCCGCCCAGCACCCGAACGTGCACGTCGAGTTCAGCGAGGACAAGATCAAGATCGACGGGCCGCCGGAGCAGGTGACGATCGCGGCCGAGGAGCTGCAGAAGATGGTGGCCGACCTGACCGGGCGGCTGACGTTCGCGGAGATGGTGGTCGACCCGGTGCACTGCAAGCACATCATCGGCAAGGCCGGCTCGAACATCAACCGCATGAAGGAGGAGTACGACGTGCAGATCAACATCGACGAGAAGGGCCCCAAGCCGATCCGCATCGAGGGGCCGGCAGAGGGCGTGGCCAAGGCACAGCAGGAGCTACTGGAGAAGATCGCCAAGTGGGAGAACGAGAAGGAGGAGTCGATCATCATCGACCACCGGCTGTTCAAGACGATCATTGGCGCGAAGGGCGAAACGATACGCGAGATCCGCGACAAGCACAACCAGGTGCAGATCGTGTTCCCCGGGCCGAACGACAAGTCGGACATCGTGAAGATCCGCGGCTCGAAGGAGGACGTCGACCGGTGCCACAAGTATCTGACGCAGTACGTGAAGGAGCTGCAGAAGAACTCGTTCGTGATGGAGGTGCCGGTGTTCAAGCAGTTCCTCAAGTACATCATCGGCAAGGGCGGCGCGAACATCAAGAAGATCCGGGACGAGACGCAGACCAAGATCGATCTGCCGTCCGAGAGCGACACGAACGAGCTGATTGTGATCACGGGCAAGAAGGAGAACGTGAAGGCGGCCTGCGACCGCATCCAGAAGATCCAGAACGAGATGGCGAACATCATCTCAGAGGAGGTGCAGATCCCGGCGAAGCACCACATCTCGCTGATCGGTACCGGCGGCATGCTGATCAACTCGATCATGGAGGAGTGCGGCGGCGTGTCGATCAAGTTCCCGAACTCGGACCTGAAGAGCGACAAGGTGGTGATCCGCGGCCCGAAGGAGGACGTGGAGCGGGCgaagcagcagctgctcgagctggCGAGCGAGAAGGAGCTGTCCTCGTACTCGGTGCAGATCCGGGCCAAGCCGCAGCATCACAAGTTCCTGATCGGCAAGAACGGTGCTTCCATCAAGAAGATTCGCGACAAGACCGGTGCACGCGTCATCTTCCCGA ATGTCAACGATCAGGATAACGAGGCGATCACGATCATCGGCAAGAAGGAGCACGTGGAGGAGGCGAAGACCGAGCTGGAAGCGATCATCAAGAACATCGACAACATCGTCGAGGACGAGATCAGCGTGCAGCCCAAGTTCCACAAGCACTTCATCTCGAACCGGGGCAAGGTGCTACGGCGCATCGAGGAGGAGTGCGGCGGCATGTCCATCTCGTTCCCGCGCATGGACCGCGACGACCGGAACGATCGCGTCAAGCTGAAGGGCCCGAAGGACTGCATCGAGGCGGCCAAGCAGCGCATGAACGAAATCGTGCAGGAGCTCGAGTCGATGGTGACGATCGAGGTGTACATTCCCGCCCGCCACCATCGCATCATGATGCGCCGGGGCGGCTCCAAGGTGCAGGCCATCACGTCCGAGTTCGGCGTCAACATCCGCTTCCCGGAGCGCGTGCTGGACACGGCCGTGCCAGTCGCCGTCAACGATCcgtcccagcagcagcagcagcagcagaacggcAATGGAGAAGCAACCGCTGAGGGTGATGAAAATGCctcggcggcggctgctgcaacCACTGCCGATGGTGGTGAGGTAGTgaacggtggtggtgccgcGGGCGAACAGACAACGCCCGCCGAGCCGGTCCAGCGCGCTTCCGATCTGGTGCGCATCAGCGGCAACAAGGAAAAGTGCGAACAGGCGAAGGAGGCTCTCCTTGCGCTCGTGCCGCTGACGGAGGAGATCAACGTGCCGTGCGATCTGCACCGCTCGCTGATCGGCCAGAAGGGCCGTGACGTGAAGGAGCTGATGAACACGTACGATGTGCATATCGAGATGTCGCCGCAGGACAAGAAGCTGGACATCATCAAGGTGACCGGCACGAAGGCGGCCATCGACGAGGCGAAGGTGGCGATCGCGGAGCGCATCAAGCTGCTCGAGGCCGACCGGAAGGATCGCGAGCTGCGCTCGTTCGAGGTGAAGCTGGAGGTGGACCCGGTCTACCATCAGAAGATCATCGGCCGCCGCGGCGTGGTGATCAACAAGATCCGCGCCAACCACGACGTGCAGATCACCTTCCCGAAGCAGGACGACCCGCAGAACAGCATCATCACGATCCAGGGGTACGAGGAGAAGGCGCTGGCGGCGCGGGACGAAATCCTGGCGATGGTCGACACGCTCAGCTCGGTGTACAAGGAGGAGATCCACATCGACGAGCGCGTGCACCGCCGCTTCATCGGCTTCCGGGGCAAGCGGCTGCGCGAGATTAAGGAGCAGTTCGGCGTGGACATTACCTTCCCGCGCATGGAGGACGCCGACAAGTCGCTGGTCACGCTGGCCGGCACGCCGGACAACGTCGAGTCCTGCCGCGACTATCTGCTCAACCTGGAGGAGGAGTTCCTGCAGGACGTGTCGGCCGCCCCGACCCAGCCGACCTCGTTCTCGCAGATCATGGAGGACACGATGGCCCAGCAGCAGTCCAACAAGCAGGGCTTCGTCGTCAGCGGCGCACCGTGGGAGCGCAAGGCACCGAACACGCTGTCCCTGGAGGACTTCCCAGACTTTGGGCCGGGCGGTGCaccggcggccgccgccgccacctcGAACGCGGACGCGAACGCCACGCAGCAGCCGCCGATCAACTCCGCCTGGAATGCTAAGcattaa